The following is a genomic window from Ciconia boyciana chromosome 32, ASM3463844v1, whole genome shotgun sequence.
GGACGGCGAGGGCATCTTCATCTCCTTCATCCTCGCCGGGGGCCCGGCCGACCTCAGCGGGGAGCTGCGCAAGGGCGACCAGATCCTCTCCGTGAGTGACGCGGGGACACTGCTGTCCCTGGCCCCATGGCCGGCCCCATAGCCAGCCCCACAGGTGGCCCCACAGCAGCGTGGGTCCCCGTGGCCAGGCCCGTAGCGACGTGTCCCCATCTTCCTCCCCACAGTGACGTGTctctgtccccgtccccaccgtCATCCCCATGGTGACGTGTCCCCATTGCCACCCCTACAGGGACATGTCCCCGCTGCCGTCCCCAacgctgtccccatccctctaACCGTGGTGACGTGTccccatcatcatcatcatcatcttcctcctccttatGGTGCTGTGTCCCCATCACTGTCCCCAACACCACCTGGCTGGTGGCCTGTCCCCATTGCTGTCCCCATAGTGACCTGTCCCCATTGCTGTCCTCATCTCCCTCCCCATGGTGacacgtccctgtccccatcatcACCCTTAAGGTGATGTGTCCCCATCGTCATCCCCGTGGTGACAGGTCCCCATCGCTGTCCCACTCCCCATGGTGacacgtccctgtccccatcatcACCCTTAAGGTGATGTGTCCCCATCATCATCCCTGCAGTGACACATCCCTGTCGCTGTCCTGCTCCCCGCGGTGacacgtccccgtccccgtcactgtccccctccccacgctGATGCATCCCCATcgctgtccccctccccactgtGACATGTCCCCGTCCACGTCATCGCCCTTAAGGTGATGTGTCCCCATCATCATCCCTGCAGTGACACGTCCCCAttgctgtccccctccccatggTGACACGTCCCCGTcgctgtccccctccctgcGGTGACACGTCCCCGTcgctgtccccctccccgcggTGACACGTCCCCGTCCCGCAGGTGAACGGCGTGGACCTGCGCAGCGCCACGCACGAGCAGGCGGCGGTGGCACTGAAGAACGCCGGCCAGACCGTCACCATCATCGCCCAGTACAAGCCCGAGGGTGAGCGGGGGCggtccccgggggtcccgggggtcccgggtgTCCCCGAGGGTCCCCTGACCCCGTCCCCGCAGAGTACAGCCGCTTCGAGGCCAAGATCCACGACCTGCgggagcagctgctgagcagcagcctgggctcGGGCAGCGCCTCGCTGCGCAGCGACCCCAAGCGCGGCTTCTACGTCCGGTCagcggggacaggggacacggggggacagggggagacaggggacacgggggacagggggtacaggggacacgggggacaggggacacagggggacacggggctcgGGCAGCGCCTCGCTGCGCAGCGACCCCAAGCGCGGCTTCTACGTCCGGTCagcggggacaggggacacgggggacggggggacaggggggacaggggagacaggggacacgggggacaggggacacggggggacacggggctcgGGCAGCGCCTCGCTGCACAGCGACCCCAAGCGCGGCTTCTATGTCCGGTCagcggggacaggggacacgggggacaggggggacgggggacaggggacacgggggacggggggtacaggggacacagggggacaggggacactggggggacacggggctcgGGCAGCGCCTCGCTGCGCAGCGACCCTGCGCGGCTTCTACGTCCGGTCAGCGGagacaggggacacggggggacaggggggacaggggacacgggggacaggggacactgggggacacggggctcgGGCAGCGCCTCGCTGCGCAGCGACCCCAAGCGCAGCTTCTACGTCCGGTCagcggggacaggggacacggggggacgggggggacgggggggacaggggacacggggggacaggggacacggggggacaggggacactgggggacacggggctcgGGCAGCACCTCGCTGCGCAGCGACCCCAAGCGCGGCTTCTACGTCCGGTCagcggggacaggggacacgggggacgggggacgggggacagggacacgggggacaggggacacggggggacggggggtacaggggacatggggggacactggggggacatggggtgacAGGGGAGACGGGGCTCGGGCAGCGCCTCGCTGCGCAGCGACCCCAAATGTGACTTCTGCATCCGGTCaggggggacactggggcaTGTGAGGGGACACCGGGGGTCACAGGGGGACACCGGGGGTCACCGGCCCCCCCCGACGGCCGTGTCCCCGCAGGGCGCTCTTCGACTACGACAAGGCCAAGGACTGCGGGTTCCTCAGCCAGGCGCTCAGCTTCCGCTTCGGGGACGTCCTGCACGTCCTGGACGCCTCCGACGAGGAGTGGTGGCAGGCGCGGCACGTCCTgccccccgggcagccccccgACATCGGCTTCGTCCCCAGCAAGCGGCGGTGCGGCCGGGCTGGGCGCTgaggagcactgggaggggactgggaggcactggggggcagaaggggggcactgggaagcactgggaggcagcaggaggggactgggagacactggggggcagaagggggcactgggaagcactgggaggcagcaggaggggactgggaggcactggggggcagaaggggggcgctgggaagcactgggaggcagcaggaggggactgggaggcactggggggcagaaggggggcactgggaagcactgggaggcagcaggaggggactgggaggcactgcgAGGCAGTaagggggcactggggggcagaagggggcactgggaagcactgggaggcagcaggaggggactgggaggcactgggggcagAAGGGGGCACTAGGAAGcactgggaggcagcaggaggggactgggaggcactgggggcagaaggggggcgctgggaagcactgggaggcagcaggaggggactgggaggcactgcgAGGCAGTaagggggcactgggaggcactggggggcagaagggggcactgggaagcactgggaggcagcaggaggggactgggagacactggggggcagaagggggcactgggaagcactgggaggcagcaggaggggactgggaggcactggggggcagtaagggggcactgggaggcactggggggcagaagggggcactgggaagcactgggaggcagcaggaggggactgggaggcactgggggccagaagggggcactgggaagcactgggaagTAGTAGGAGGGGACTGGGCGGACtgggaggggtctggggggcagTAGGGAAGAGACTGGGGtggactgggaggcactgggagggactgggagtAGTAgggaagggactggggggggcgggggctgaAGGGACCAGGAGCCCCCGACATCATCTTTGTGCCCAGCAAGGCCAGTCTGTGCTGaggaggggcactgggagcactggggggcactgggaacactgggggggcactgggaacactgggggggcactgggatcactgggggggcactgggcagtactggggggcactgggggggtactgggagcactgggagacCAGTCTGGGCTCTCTCCGGCGCAGGGTGGAGCGGCGGGAGTGGACGCGGTTAAAGGCCAAGGTGaggcccccctcccccccaactGGGGTTCCCTGGGCCCCCCAGACCTGCCCCCCCCAAccggggtccccccaaacccggggccccctgggccccccagACCTGCCCCCCCGCCTCTGCCTCTcactctcctctctcctctctctgtcgCTGCCCCCCCAGGATCGGGTCCCCGGATCGGGCTCGCAAGGTGGGTGCTGCCCCTCCCCCCgtctgtctgtccctgtctGTCCCCCGTCTGTCCCCGTCTGTCCCCCTGCCTGCTCTGACGCTGTCTCTGTCCCCCAactctggctgctgctctgcggggggggcccgggcactggggtcccctgggggggggaTGGGACCCCCCAGACGCTGGGGTCCCCCACTCCTGGAGGTctcggggtggggggcggggcggccccccGGCACCGGGGTCCCCCCTCGGGGCTGACGTCGTGTCCCCGCAGGGCGGGAGGACGCGGTGCTGAGCTACGAGACGGTGACGCAGATGGAAGGTGAGGGGGGGAGGGTcggggggtgttgggggtcccATCCCCCCGCCGGGGTCGGGACCCCGGTAAcgcccctgcccctcccccagtgCACTACGCCCGCCCCATCATCATCCTCGGCCCCACCAAGGACCGGGTGAACGACGATCTCCTCTCCGAGTTCCCCGACAAGTTCGGCTCCTGCGTTCCCCGTgagtggggacacggggggggggacacccgggggggcacaggggaggaCACAGACACATGGGGGGGACCCCACGGCTGTCCCTGGGGGTCCTGAGGTGGTCCTGTCCCCACCGGCTGCCCCCAAAGACCTGGCCCCAGCCCCCGTCCCCGcgcccatgtccccatccctgtgcccatgtccccgtccccgtgtccccgtccccatgcccccctccccgtgtccaTGTCCCCACACCGTCCCCAAGCACAATGTGGCCCAAGGGGGAGCACAAGGTGGGTGGCACAGCTACCACTGCccttgtccccgtccccatcagcgtccccatccccatcggcgtccccatgtccccatgcccttCCCTGGGTTGTCCCCATgcccgtccccatgtccctgtgcctgTCCCCCATGCCCACCCCTGggctgtccccatctccatcttcatccctgtccccatgtccctgtgcttGTGTCCACATCCCTGTGCCCACCCCTGGGCTggccccatccccatgtccccatgcccatccccatgtccccatgctcgtccccatgtccccgtgccCACCCTCATGCCCCTGTGCCCCACCCaagctgtccccatccccatctccatgtccccatgcccgtccccatgtccctgtgcccgtccccatgtccccatgcccatccccatgtccccttgcccatccccatgtccccttgcctgtccccatgtccccttgccCGTCCCCAtgcctgtccccatgtccccatgcccatccccatgtccccatgcccatccccatgtccccatccccatgtccccatgcccatccccatgtccccttgcccatccccatgtccccatgcccgtCCCCATgcccgtccccatgtccccgtgccCACCCTCACGCCCCCGTGCCTCCCCCCGggccgtccccatccccacggccccgtccccacgctgtccccgtccccagaCACGACGCGGCCCAAGCGGGAGTACGAGGTGGACGGCCGTGACTATCACTTCGTGGCCTCGCGGGAGCGGATGGAGAAGGACATCCAGGGCCACAAGTTCATCGAGGCCGGGCAGTACAACAGCCACCTCTACGGCACCAGCGTCCAGTCCGTGCGCGAGGTGGCCGAGcaggtggggacacgggggggggacacgggcgGGCCTCAAAGGTGGCACCGGGGTGGCCCCGTGGGCATCGCCGGGGTGGCCCCAGAGGTGGCACCGGGGGAGCACAAGGGTGGCGCCGGGGTGGCCCCATGGGCATCGCCAGGGTGTCCCCGAGGGTGTCCCCGAGGGTGGCGTTACTGGTGGCGCTGGGGTGTCCCTGCTGGTGGCCCTGAGGCTGGCaccggggtgtccccatgggcCTCACCACGGCGTCCCCAAGGGTGGCACCAGGGTGGCACGAGGGGGGGGTCTCAAGGGTGGCACTGGGGTGTCCCTGCTGGTGGCACCAGGGGTGGCCCTACTGAAGGTGGCACTGGAGGAGCCCAAGGGTGGCaccggggtgtccccatgggcGTCCCCAGGGGCATCGCCAGGGTGCCGCCAAGGTGGCCCCAAAGGTGGCCCCAGGGGAGCCCAAGGGTGGCACCGGGGTGGCCtcaggtgtgtgtgggggggtccCGTGGGCATCACCGGGGTGGCCCCAGGGGAGCCCAAGGGTGGCACCGGGGTGGCTCTGCGGTCGCCACCAGGGTCACCCAAGGGTGGCCCTGAGGGCGTGGCAGGGCGTGGCAGTGACGTTGCGGGGGGGGCAGGGCAAGCACTGCATCCTGGACGTGTCGGCCAACGCGGTGCGGCGGCTCCAGGCGGCCCAGCTGCACCCCATCGCCATCTTCATCCGCCCCAAGTCCCTGGAGAACGTCCTgtgaggggcggggcctgcgggggcggggcctgcgggggcggggcctgggggcagggaggggcctcgagcagcagctggggctgcagggagctggggggcggggcctgcctGTGAAGGGGCAGGGCATGTGCGAAgggcggggctggggaagggctgccGGGAAGGTGCTGCTCTGGGGTTGGAGGGAGCtcggagggggcggggcctgcaAGTGCGAggggaggggctgcagggaaggtGCGGCGCGGGGGTTGGAGGGAGCTCAGAGGGGGCGTGGCCTCCctgcggcggcgggggcaggaCTGAGCGAGCTGGTGGGAGTGGGTGGGGTTTGGGTGAGGCGGAGCTTGTGCAGGGGGCGGGGCTTAGGGTGCTGGTGGGAGGGGCCTGCGCGGGGGTGGGGACTGAGGGGCTGGTGGGCAGGACCTGGGCTAAAGGCGGGGCTTGAGGCGCTGGTgggcggggctggggagagggccGAGGAGCGGCTGGGCGGGGCCTCTGCCGAGGGCGGGGCctcggccggcggcggggcctgtgatggggctggggagccagGGTGAGCCCTGGGGGTGGGGCAGACAGGGGCGTGGCCTCGCGCTGGGCGTGGCCTGGAGCAGTGTCCCCGCCCCCAGGGAGATCAGCAAGCGGGTGACAGAGGAGCAGGCGCGGAAGGCCTTCGACCGGGCCaccaagctggagcaggagtTCACTGAGTGCTTCTCCGGTGGGGACGGGCGGcggcacccagggaccccccagggacccccccgggacccccccgagaccccctgccccccccatcctccctccATGGGTGGCCCCACACAGGGACCCAAACTCATTCaggcctccccctccccccccgggaCTCCTCCAGGCCCAAATAactcccccagggacccctgaGACCCTCCCCCCAGCGACCAGAGGgaccccagggccccccagaGAAACCCTGGGGCCACAGGGACATGCCCAGCCCAACAGAACCCCTCTCAGCCCCCCAGGGATCCCCCagggcccccggcccccagaacctcccccccagccccacagggccccctccagcccctccggGATCCCTGAAACACACCCAGGGCCTCCCATGGCCCCCCCGAGACCCCCAACCACAGACTCCCccgggccccccagccccacagggacccccacaAGAACCCCTGGACCCTCAGAgagcccctgggaccccctccAGCCCTACAGGGaccccacccccaaagcccggggtcccttctcccccccagccccccgttAACCCCTTCCCCCCAGCCATGGTGGAGGGCGACAGCTTCGAGGAGATCTACCACAAGGTGAAGCGCGTCATCGAGGAGCTCTCGGGGCCCTACATCTGGGTGCCGGCCCGCGAGCGGCTCTAGGGGCGGGGggcccccccggcaccccccctcccagccccccctgccccggcaccccccgcaCTCCCCGGGGGACCCCGCGAACCGGCTGGGACCCCCCGGCCTCGGGGCGGCTGCATGCGcgggacacggggagggggggctccGCCACCCCAAGCGCgacggggggggggtgtggggggtgtggGTGGCCACCACCTCCCCGCGGGGTTTGTGGGGGTCCTCCCGCCCTGGCAGACCACCCCCCCCCGGTTCTGGGGAGGGTGACAcggacccccctccccccgcgccgTTTCGGGGGGTCCCCGACATCCAGGGGGGGTCCGAGCTGCCGCCCCCCCCACTTTGGACTTGAGTTTTTGTACATATAATCTCTATATTTGTACGcccgcgggggtgggggggccccccaaaccccggccccccgccccgggggggtggggggggggggcgcctgggtcccctggggggggtcccctggtgtgtcccccccccgcccccccggcgcGCCGGGggccccccgggggggggggggagatgaGAGTATTTTGCATAGAAATATTATTGCTACCGTCAGGCGGGAATAAACCGAGTCGAGACGCCGGAGGTCTGGGTCCGGGGGAGGACATGGGGGGCTGTTCTGGGGGTAAAGGGGAGTATATGGTGGGGCCAGGGTGATTTCGGGGGACGAGAGGGGGCCGTAGGGGCCGGGGGCCCTCAGGGCcatggggggagggggctggggggtttgggggtcccgaGGGATTTGGGAGGGGGGCTCAGGGGGCCCGGGAGAGCATGGGATGGAGGGCAGCAGGaccctggggtgccccagcGTATGACCGACAGCTCCCAGAGCCAATCGGAAAGGCAGGGGCGCTTCCCATTGGCTGCTGCAGTTCAGGGGGCGGCCCCCGCCCTGAGAATGAATggggggcggggcggagggcgGAGCTTCCCATTGACCACACAGCGCCCACTACAGCCCGATGGGCGTGGCCGAGGGGGCGGGGTCCGTATTAATTATTCcctgtaattaaaaatgaagaacaacaACGGGGGGGATGGGGGCGGCTGCCCCTTTattgggggccggggggcccaGTGTTTATGGGGGGAGGGAgtcccagcccctcccccacctcgATCCAGCATTCGGGGGGCGGGGCCACCCCACCCCAGTGTGCCAGTGGTGGGGGCGGGGCCCTGCTGATGCTGCCGAAGGGGGAGGGGTCCGGGGGGTCTCAGTCCCcttggggcggggggcggggccccCGGTAGTAGAGCAGCTGGGCCAGCAGTAGCCCATTGCAGGCGGCCGAGGCGGCGAAGGTCAGGGCCAGCAGCGCGTCCCCCGTCTCCTGCGGGGACAaagcggggggtgggggaggggcctggggggcgcgggggaggggaggggggcaggggctCACCTGGAGGGAGGTGAAGATGCGGGCCAGGGCCCCCCCCAGCAGGAGCGCGGTGGAGACCCCCGAGAGCTGCCCCGTGTGGCCCTGCCGGTAGTTGGCCAGcgcctgcagcagctggggagggggagggggagggggtcAGGGGGCCCAACCCCCGGGAGCCGATCATCCGACCCCCAACCCCACCCTGGGGGtcgtcccccatcccctccacaCACAGCGCCTCCCCCACACGCAGACCCTCTCCCatagccccccagcccctcccctaCAGAAACCCTCAACCCAGACACAGCCCCTCCCCCACACAACCCCTTCCCCCAGACACAGCCcctcccccacagcccctcccccaggcacagcccccccccgcGCACCCTGCTGAGGATGATGATGGGCAGATTCGCCGCCTGCAGGAGGGTGGTGAGGGCgaggggggtgcggggggagaggagggcgCCCAGCAGCGCCGCGTACCCCGCCACCaacagcagccctgggggggggaggggcggtcAGGGCACCCGGGCCTCGgggtgctccccccccccgccgcgctgACCTCGCCCCGTGCGTCCCCCGAAGTGCTGGATGAGGAAGGCGATGGTCAGCgtctgcaggaggaggaagagcgcTTCCCCCCAGGCGCTgcggggagagaagggggagcgggggggggcggggggtcagGAGCGGCCCCGGgtgtcccccgccccccctcccccccccccggggccgggccccacCCCCACCTGAAGGGGAAGGCGCGGGCCCAGCGGTAGGCCCCCGACCCCCCCAGcgccagcagctccagcagcaccgcGGGGAGGCtcagcccggccccgctccgcgcccccgCCACCTTCAGCACCTGCGGCAGCTTCActgggggaggggtggggggcctcagccccccaccccacagccccccacccccacggGTGCCCCggacccctccctgccccacagtcgcgcccccctcccccgccccacaGTCGCGCTCCCCCGCGCCAGagacaccccccagccccccgccccatgGCCCCCGtgccccaccccaccccataGGTGCCCCCAAACACCCACAGAGACCCCCGGccgctccctgccccacagacacacccccccccgtgccccacGGTCACCACCCACCCCCGCCCCAtggcccccccgcccctcaccCATGACGGAGCCGGCGACGATGGCGTAACCGAGCACTTTGCTGAGGAGGATTTTCAGGCACGGCACTGCGGGG
Proteins encoded in this region:
- the DLG4 gene encoding LOW QUALITY PROTEIN: disks large homolog 4 (The sequence of the model RefSeq protein was modified relative to this genomic sequence to represent the inferred CDS: inserted 1 base in 1 codon); translated protein: MDCLCIVTTKKYRYQDEDSPPLEQSPAHLPSQANSPPXIVNTDTLEAPAYVNGTEGEMEYEEITLERGNSGLGFSIAGGTDNPHVGDDPSIFITKIIPGGAAAQDGRLRVNDSILFVNEADVREVTHSAAVEALKEAGAVVRLYVMRRKALAEKVVEVKLIKGPKGLGFSIAGGVGNQHIPGDNSIYVTKVIEGGAAHKDGRLQIGDKILAVNNVSLEDVMHEDAVAALKNTYDVVYLRVAKPAATFLGDAFAPPDVTSSYSAHLDADLGPQSYLGPEFPLAMTPTSPRRYSPGPKDLLAEDDVPREPRRIMIHRGSTGLGFNIVGGEDGEGIFISFILAGGPADLSGELRKGDQILSVNGVDLRSATHEQAAVALKNAGQTVTIIAQYKPEEYSRFEAKIHDLREQLLSSSLGSGSASLRSDPKRGFYVRALFDYDKAKDCGFLSQALSFRFGDVLHVLDASDEEWWQARHVLPPGQPPDIGFVPSKRRVERREWTRLKAKDRVPGSGSQGREDAVLSYETVTQMEVHYARPIIILGPTKDRVNDDLLSEFPDKFGSCVPHTTRPKREYEVDGRDYHFVASRERMEKDIQGHKFIEAGQYNSHLYGTSVQSVREVAEQGKHCILDVSANAVRRLQAAQLHPIAIFIRPKSLENVLEISKRVTEEQARKAFDRATKLEQEFTECFSAMVEGDSFEEIYHKVKRVIEELSGPYIWVPARERL
- the MPDU1 gene encoding mannose-P-dolichol utilization defect 1 protein, with product MEALRGWLVPFLLPERCFDELFLRLHLLHVPCLKILLSKVLGYAIVAGSVMVKLPQVLKVAGARSGAGLSLPAVLLELLALGGSGAYRWARAFPFSAWGEALFLLLQTLTIAFLIQHFGGRTGRGLLLVAGYAALLGALLSPRTPLALTTLLQAANLPIIILSRLLQALANYRQGHTGQLSGVSTALLLGGALARIFTSLQETGDALLALTFAASAACNGLLLAQLLYYRGPRPPPQGD